From the genome of Uranotaenia lowii strain MFRU-FL chromosome 1, ASM2978415v1, whole genome shotgun sequence, one region includes:
- the LOC129749309 gene encoding von Willebrand factor A domain-containing protein 8, translating into MLPRNVQTVRRLDVLKRILTSGSSVGSQRGSYLQWNRFASSSSSSATIKIDDVEKVIVPPQQPELVPNGYVNVLESGEAQLSQTRLHHLRWMLQKDNLGQDMILLGRPGNLRRNLIMQYSELTRREVEYILLNRDTTESDLKQRREIQDGTASYYNQSAVRAATEGRILVIEGVEKTERNVLPILNNLLENREMHLEDGRFLISAKNYDSLLERFSKSQLDSWGLVRVSEDFRVIALGLPVPKYRGSPLDPPLRSRFQARDVSDLPYLDIMTELKQLSDNQNPDLLTKLTSFGFGVLSSASALPDFPIDNLRYAGTLIRNNPDLSEFVLLSKLYPYPVFLEKEGIGLVRSLMESLQITPDKVPSTEILSVEPSGEAQLTVNLKVNGKTVSYTMQKGKSDTPMVSTNYKKTNYQQNLLGDLIQTIAVADVCLVGPKGCGKSIVMNELCNLLGQQVETMVLYQDMTARDLIQKRTTKLNGDTVWQDSPLLMAALAGHVIALDGIHRLHHSTLAILHRLIHDREMQLYDGRRLMRHDRYDRLLEMGFTAEDLTGRGILRIDPAFRIIAMAEPHQKTGTNWITAETLNLFLFHEIRGLSQEEEFNVIDSLYGPLDDTMQQILKVAHYLRSAQDSTMQNLGSNLSTRQLLRIARRLHQYGEHLSDRSAYSILHNTFLTKFMPNLPRSVLENALKTCRVAPGKEQRAEDVTVSTEDGILKIGNTSVPIYQTEAVSKVPDIVFYNVPQHIKLMERLLQDFTLGEHLLLVGNQGVGKNKIADRLLQLMNRPREYIQLHRDTTVQSLTLQASIRDGKIIYEDSPLVKAVKNGHVLVVDEADKAPIHVTCILKTLVENGEMMLSDGRKICPPAKGTPQANDKLIYTHPDFRMIVLANRPGFPFLGNDFFAALGDLFSCHAVDNPSPSSEIYLLKQYGPDVPEKTIRILVDAFSELRDMADSGILNYPYSTREVVNIVKHLQKFPTDNMAELIGNVLDFDRHTPETLDQVTNILLKHGLEIAPYAKNELAALRRQREIQMTIKSHSGKDVSGPKHGKVDPNNDPHVGGNTWAGGSGGRDTAGLGGKGGPYRLDSGHKVHQLSDAEKDDIPEHVKKAAREMNRKAFEDKLREIQMSGYDHKVYTEFSGPVQKQVQQLRVILQALQAKSKERQWQKHQTSGEMDDTKLVEGITGEKNIYKKRAEQEPEPGQPQEKPKRLKLVVDVSGSMYRFNGYDGRLDRQLEAMVMVMEAFDGFETKIKYDIVGHSGEAVEIPFVNINNPPKDDKRRLETIKMMHAHSQFCWSGDHTLAATRNAVDAIAKEDCDEAIVVVLSDANLSRYGISPRNLNDMLQKQSPKVQAYCVFIGSLGDEAQIIAENMTAGKSFVCMNLEQLPQILKQIFAASVLQ; encoded by the exons ATGCTACCGCGTAACGTGCAAACTGTCCGCCGACTGGACGTGCTGAAACGGATTCTAACCAGTGGCAGCTCCGTGGGATCCCAGCGGGGAAGCTATTTGCAGTGGAACCGATTCGCTAGTAGCAGTAGCAGTTCAGCTACAATCAAAATCGATGACGTCGAAAAGGTGATCGTCCCCCCGCAGCAACCGGAACTGGTTCCCAATGGCTATG TCAACGTCCTGGAATCCGGAGAAGCTCAGCTGTCGCAAACGCGACTACATCACCTGCGGTGGATGCTGCAGAAGGACAATCTCGGTCAGGATATGATTCTGCTGGGGCGCCCGGGAAACTTGAGGCGTAACCTGATCATGCAGTACTCGGAGCTGACCCGTCGGGAGGTTGAGTACATTCTGCTGAATCGGGACACCACCGAAAGCGATCTGAAGCAGCGCCGAGAGATTCAGGACGGTACGGCCAGCTACTACAACCAGAGTGCGGTACGGGCCGCCACCGAGGGACGCATTCTGGTTATCGAGGGGGTGGAGAAAACCGAACGCAATGTGCTGCCAATTTTGAACAATCTTCTGGAGAATCGGGAAATGCATCTGGAGGACGGGAGGTTTCTGATTTCGGCCAAGAACTACGACAGCCTGTTGGag cgcTTTAGCAAAAGTCAACTGGATAGTTGGGGTTTGGTGCGAGTTTCCGAGGATTTCCGAGTGATTGCGTTGGGCCTGCCGGTGCCAAAGTATCGAGGATCGCCGCTGGATCCACCTTTGCGATCGCGCTTCCAAGCCCGCGACGTTAGCGATCTGCCCTATTTG GACATCATGACCGAACTGAAGCAACTGTCCGACAACCAGAACCCCGATTTACTCACCAAACTAACTTCGTTCGGATTCGGAGTGCTTTCGTCTGCCTCAGCTCTCCCAGATTTCCCTATCGACAACCTGCGCTACGCGGGAACGCTAATCCGAAACAATCCGGACCTGAGCGAGTTCGTACTGCTCTCGAAGCTGTATCCCTATCCGGTGTTTTTGGAGAAAGAGGGGATCGGTCTAGTTCGGAGTTTGATGGAATCTTTACAGATCACCCCGGATAAGGTTCCGTCGACGGAAATTTTAAGTGTTGAACCCAGTGGTGAAGCTCAACTGACGGTAAACCTCAAGGTCAACGGAAAAACTGTGAGCTACACAATGCAGAAGGGTAAATCGGATACGCCAATGGTTTCAACAAACTACAAAAAGACGAATTACCAGCAGAATTTGCTCGGAGATTTGATACAAACCATAGCCGTGGCGGATGTTTGTTTGGTGGGACCGAAGGGGTGCGGCAAATCGATAGTGATGAACGAATTGTGCAATCTGCTGGGTCAACAGGTGGAAACTATGGTCCTGTATCAAGACATGACGGCGCGGGATTTGATACAGAAGCGCACCACCAAGCTGAATGGGG ACACGGTTTGGCAAGACTCTCCGCTGCTGATGGCAGCGTTGGCTGGACACGTAATTGCGCTGGATGGAATCCATCGGTTGCACCACAGTACCTTGGCTATTTTGCATCGTTTGATCCATGATCGTGAAATGCAGCTCTACGACGGGAGGAGGTTGATGCGACATGATCGGTACGATCGTTTGCTGGAAATGGGATTCACTGCTGAAGATCTTACTGGACGAGGTATTCTTCGGATCGACCCAGCATTCAGGATTATTGCGATGGCAGAGCCGCATCAAAAAACGGGTACCAACTGGATAACGGCTGAAACGTTGAACCTGTTTCTGTTCCACGAAATTCGCGGTTTGAGTCAAGAGGAAGAATTTAACGTGATTGATTCTCTGTACGGGCCGCTGGACGATACAATGCAACAGATATTGAAGGTTGCCCATTACCTTCGAAGCGCACAGGATTCGacaatgcaaaatttgggtAGTAATCTGTCGACAAGACAACTGTTAAGAATAGCTCGTAGACTCCACCAATACGGTGAACATCTGAGCGATCGTTCTGCCTACAGTATTCTGCACAACACATTTTTAACCAAGTTTATGCCAAATCTTCCGCGAAGTGTACTTGAAAATGCCTTAAAAACTTGTAGAGTAGCCCCCGGAAAAGAGCAACGAGCTGAAGACGTAACGGTGTCCACGGAAGATGGAATTCTAAAAATAGGTAATACATCGGTACCGATCTACCAAACCGAAGCTGTTAGCAAGGTTCCGGACATCGTTTTCTATAATGTACCTCAACATATCAAGCTGATGGAACGACTTCTGCAAGATTTCACTCTTGGAGAGCATCTTCTGTTAGTAGGAAATCAAGGTGTTGGTAAAAACAAGATAGCTGATCGCTTATTGCAGCTCATGAACAGACCCAGAGAATACATTCAACTGCACAGGGATACCACGGTACAGTCATTAACGCTCCAGGCGAGTATTCGAGACGGCAAGATCATCTACGAGGATTCCCCGCTGGTGAAAGCCGTCAAAAACGGTCACGTCCTTGTGGTAGATGAAGCGGACAAAGCCCCCATCCACGTGACCTGCATCCTCAAAACCTTGGTCGAGAACGGAGAAATGATGCTATCCGACGGTCGAAAAATATGTCCACCGGCCAAGGGAACTCCTCAGGCTAATGATAAACTGATCTACACCCATCCAGATTTCCGTATGATCGTTCTAGCCAATCGGCCAGGCTTCCCATTCCTTGGAAACGACTTCTTCGCTGCCCTCGGTGATCTGTTCTCCTGTCACGCCGTTGACAATCCTTCACCGAGTTCAGAAATCTACCTGCTTAAACAATACGGACCAGATGTCCCGGAGAAAACAATCCGCATACTGGTGGACGCCTTCTCCGAGTTACGTGACATGGCTGACTCCGGTATCCTCAACTACCCGTACTCTACCCGAGAGGTGGTCAACATCGTTAAGCACCTTCAGAAATTCCCAACCGACAACATGGCCGAGCTCATCGGAAACGTTCTGGACTTCGATCGCCATACACCGGAAACGCTGGATCAGGTAACGAACATCCTTCTGAAACACGGTCTAGAAATTGCTCCGTACGCCAAAAACGAACTGGCGGCCTTGAGGCGTCAACGGGAAATTCAGATGACGATCAAGAGCCACAGTGGGAAAGACGTTTCCGGACCTAAACACGGAAAAGTCGATCCCAACAACGATCCGCACGTGGGAGGGAACACTTGGGCCGGTGGATCGGGTGGTCGTGACACCGCGGGACTTGGAGGCAAGGGAGGTCCCTATCGGCTGGATTCGGGTCATAAAGTCCATCAGCTTTCGGACGCGGAAAAGGACGACATACCAGAGCATGTGAAGAAGGCCGCCAGGGAAATGAACCGGAAGGCGTTCGAGGATAAGTTGAGGGAAATTCAAATGAGTGGGTATGACCATAAGGTTTACACCGAGTTCAGTGGCCCAGTTCAAAAGCAGGTTCAACAATTGAGAGTCATCTTGCAGGCGTTACAAGCCAAGAGTAAGGAACGCCAGTGGCAGAAGCATCAAACTTCCGGAGAGATGGACGATACGAAGTTGGTTGAGGGAATCACCGGTGAGAAAAACATCTACAAAAAGCGAGCCGAACAAGAACCGGAACCAGGACAGCCACAGGAGAAACCTAAGCGGCTAAAACTGGTGGTTGATGTTTCCGGTTCCATGTATCGCTTCAACGGATACGACGGACGACTGGATCGACAGCTCGAAGCCATGGTCATGGTTATGGAGGCCTTCGACGGGTTCGAAACCAAAATCAAGTACGACATCGTGGGTCACAGTGGAGAAGCGGTGGAAATCCCCTTCGTCAACATCAACAACCCCCCGAAGGATGACAAACGACGGCTCGAGACGATCAAGATGATGCACGCCCATTCGCAGTTCTGCTGGAGCGGAGATCATACGCTGGCGGCCACCAGGAATGCGGTGGATGCCATCGCCAAGGAGGACTGTGACGAGGCCATCGTGGTAGTGCTGAGCGATGCTAACCTTTCACGGTACGGAATTTCCCCAAGAAACCTTAACGATATGCTCCAGAAACAATCCCCGAAGGTACAAGCGTACTGTGTGTTCATCGGAAGTTTGGGCGATGAGGCACAAAT aATTGCGGAAAATATGACTGCCGGGAAGAGTTTCGTATGTATGAACCTGGAACAGCTACCTCAGATATTGAAGCAGATCTTTGCTGCTTCCGTGTTACAGTAA
- the LOC129738751 gene encoding solute carrier family 35 member E1 homolog, producing MGTDRTVTRQALTTVFLCIMWYIVSSSNNVIGKMILSEFPYPMTVTMVQLTSITLYSGPFFNLWGVRKYVDISWRYYFKFIVPLALGKFLASVTSHISIWKVPVSYAHTVKATMPLFTVILSRVIMRERQTRSVYLSLVPIIVGVGIATMTELSFDSVGLVSALLATMGFSLQNIFSKKVLKETSVHHLRLLHILGRLALFMFLPLWIYFDLFSVMKHPAIAQADYRIIALLFTDGVLNWLQNILAFSVLSLVTPLTYAVASASKRIFVIAISLFILGNPVTWMNIFGMLIAIIGVLCYNRAKFFSRMQQPKETILPYSLNNNIKYSPLRDESSHLLQSNGSSLNGKVYKNGSSPSMANGGSSIMMASDYFRKDDRSGTNLLLSNSSNNDNGNGTLLSAANGSKLLFV from the exons atgggaaccGATCGGACCGTAACGCGACAGGCCCTGACCACGGTCTTCCTGTGCATAATGTGGTACATCGTATCGAGCAGCAATAACGTCATCGGGAAGATGATACTGAGCGAGTTCCCGTATCCGATGACGGTGACGATGGTGCAGCTGACCAGCATTACCCTGTACAGTGGACCGTTCTTCAATCTGTGGGGGGTCCGGAAGTACGTGGACATTAGCTGGCGGTACTACTTCAAATTTATCGTGCCCCTGGCCCTGGGGAAGTTCCTTGCCTCCGTTACCTCGCACATCTCCATCTGGAAGGTTCCGGTTTCGTACGCCCACACCG TGAAAGCAACGATGCCGCTGTTTACGGTGATCCTGTCCCGGGTCATCATGCGGGAACGGCAAACCCGTTCGGTGTACCTGAGCCTGGTGCCGATCATCGTCGGGGTCGGAATCGCCACCATGACTGAGCTATCGTTCGACAGTGTCGGCCTGGTGAGTGCCCTGCTCGCCACCATGGGCTTCTCGCTGCAGAACATCTTCTCCAAGAAGGTCCTCAAGGAGACGAGCGTGCACCACCTCCGGTTGCTGCACATCCTCGGCCGATTGGCCCTGTTCATGTTCCTTCCCCTATGGATCTACTTCGATCTGTTTTCCGTTATGAAACACCCCGCGATC GCCCAAGCAGACTATCGGATCATAGCGCTACTCTTCACGGATGGGGTCCTAAACTGGTTGCAGAACATCCTGGCCTTCAGTGTGCTCTCGTTGGTAACCCCGCTAACCTATGCCGTGGCATCGGCCAGCAAACGGATCTTCGTGATAGCCATTTCGTTGTTCATCCTCGGCAATCCCGTTACCTGGATGAACATCTTTGGCATGCTGATCGCCATCATCGGGGTGCTGTGCTACAATCGG GCCAAATTCTTCTCCCGGATGCAGCAACCCAAGGAAACGATCCTGCCGTATTCGCTGAACAACAACATCAAGTACAGCCCGCTGCGGGACGAAAGCTCCCATTTGCTACAATCAAACGGATCTTCCCTCAACGGGAAGGTCTACAAAAATGGCTCTTCACCATCAATGGCCAACGGGGGTAGCAGCATAATGATGGCCTCCGATTACTTCCGGAAGGATGACAGGAGCGGGACGAATTTGTTGCTGAGCAATAGTAGCAACAACGACAACGGCAATGGAACGTTACTGAGCGCCGCAAATGGAAGCAAACTGCTGTTCGTGTAG
- the LOC129758245 gene encoding vitamin K epoxide reductase complex subunit 1-like protein 1 has translation FSFSSYGRGFGLVGTFLGEDSPLNLPNGFYGIFYYFLVAGLSFSDSIRINRLNSYLIGLSNIMSLYLAYLLYFVLEDLCIVCVTTYGVNLISLILARQKVQHMVREDQVLKAMTKDR, from the coding sequence ttttcattttcaagctaCGGTCGCGGGTTCGGTTTGGTTGGAACGTTCTTGGGCGAAGATTCCCCGTTAAATCTCCCAAACGGTTTCTACGGCATCTTCTACTACTTCCTGGTGGCCGGGCTCTCCTTCAGCGACAGCATCCGGATCAATCGTCTCAACAGCTACCTGATCGGCCTATCGAACATCATGTCCCTATACCTGGCCTATCTTCTTTACTTCGTGCTGGAGGATCTGTGCATCGTTTGCGTCACCACCTACGGCGTCAATCTTATCAGTCTTATCCTAGCCCGCCAGAAGGTGCAGCACATGGTGCGTGAAGACCAAGTCCTCAAAGCGATGACCAAGGATCGTTGA